CCATCGTGCAGTCGGTGGCGAAGCTGCCATCCTCGCTCACGCACCACTTGCACCACTCATCCGAGAACGTGCCGTCGGCATTGTGAGCACGGAATTCATCCGGCGTGAGGAACATGCCGCAGCTCTGGCAGAACGTGCCTTCGGGAGGCATCTCGAGAAGCATCGTCACGGGCACGTCGAGCGTGACGGCAATGAGCTTGAGCATGTCGATGCCCGGCTTCGTCTCGCCGCATTCCCAGCGCGATACCGCCTGGCGCGTCACGTAGAGTTTGTCGGCGAGTTGTTGCTGGGTCAGGCCGCGCTCCTCGCGCAGCTTGG
This window of the Coriobacteriaceae bacterium genome carries:
- a CDS encoding zinc ribbon domain-containing protein translates to MTDTASAAGTWGAKPKLREAAFGMPVNELLPKLREERGLTQQQLADKLYVTRQAVSRWECGETKPGIDMLKLIAVTLDVPVTMLLEMPPEGTFCQSCGMFLTPDEFRAHNADGTFSDEWCKWCVSEDGSFATDCTMDEMIETCAPMMAQTNDVAPDEAISLMRIVLPELKRWKEE